From Glycine max cultivar Williams 82 chromosome 11, Glycine_max_v4.0, whole genome shotgun sequence, the proteins below share one genomic window:
- the LOC100806820 gene encoding 40S ribosomal protein S15a-1 gives MVRVSVLNDALKSMYNAEKRGKRQVMIRPSSKVIIKFLLVMQKHGYIGEFEYVDDHRAGKIVVELNGRLNKCGVISPRFDVGVKEIEGWTARLLPSRQFGYIVLTTSAGIMDHEEARRKNVGGKVLGFFY, from the exons ATGGTGAGGGTTAGTGTGTTGAATGATGCTCTGAAGAGCATGTACAACGCCGAGAAGCGCGGGAAGCGCCAGGTCATGATTAGGCCATCCTCCAAGGTCATCATAAAATTCCTATTGGTCATGCAGAAGCACG GGTACATTGGTGAGTTCGAGTATGTTGATGACCACAGGGCTGGGAAAATCGTGGTTGAATTGAATGGGCGGCTGAATAAGTGTGGGGTTATTAGCCCTCGCTTTGATGTTGGTGTCAAAGAGATTGAAGGTTGGACTGCAAGACTACTACCCTCAAGACAG TTTGGGTATATTGTCTTGACAACCTCTGCTGGTATCATGGATCATGAAGAGGCTAGGAGAAAGAATGTTGGTGGTAAAGTGTTGGGTTTCTTCTACTAG
- the LOC100306685 gene encoding uncharacterized protein LOC100306685 precursor, whose amino-acid sequence MAALFHFSLLFTVLLSSILLSNHSVKCDDHDEEDDLYQGINKYRESLNLTSLTKNENANCFADEIAGQFKNQPCTNTTGANTVPGTEPQFSNYPDLLNKCQLNISNTRDGIVMPACVPGLVSSVVLTNFTQSLYSGNLNDSKYTGIGIGSEDNWIVVVLTTNTPEGSFVPETETKTDSGANFVSKIGSIYCSMFLLVSNLFLL is encoded by the exons ATGGCGGCGTTGTTCCacttctctcttcttttcacaGTTCTCCTTTCTTCCATTCTCTTATCGAATCACTCAGTAAAATGCGACGACCATG atgaggaagatgATCTTTATCAGGGAATCAACAAGTATAGGGAATCATTAAACTTGACATCTCTAACAAAGAATGAAAATGCGAATTGCTTTGCTGATGAAATTGCTGGCCAGTTCAAGAATCAACCTTGTACGAATACCACAGGCGCAAACACAGTACCAGGCACGGAGCCTCAGTTCTCCAACTACCCAGACCTTTTGAATAAATGTCAATTGAATATTTCTAACACGAGGGATGGAATTGTAATGCCTGCTTGTGTTCCTGGCCTGGTTTCGAGCGTTGTCCTTACAAATTTCACACAATCTCTCTACTCGGGTAATCTCAATGACTCCAAGTATAcaggaattggtattggttcagAAGATAACTGGATTGTAGTCGTACTGACCACTAACACTCCCGAAGGAAGCTTTGTTCCTGAGACTGAGACTAAGACTGACAGTGGTGCCAATTTCGTTTCTAAAATTGGATCGATTTACTGCTCAATGTTTTTGTTAGTTAGTAATCTTTTCCTGTTGTGA
- the LOC102662055 gene encoding protein FANTASTIC FOUR 3, with protein MAAIVCQSRLHRLMLASPKPPPQQPFKSCCFWEESNYAKPHYDDEDNYKADDTPTDWSSIQALSSTVTVSNSIYEVKQSSSLLRLSPKSLELCTEKLGNETGSDDITAETGNDDLLSSSSSSSEITREQKSKKVREAARTFPPPLRTIRGSESIRVRPHREDGRLVLQLTKVVPSCFQALRSPGRLRLCFWTNDDIQETQDHVEDNQKEIEKMEQQEQDQSVDDVVENNGRGWEHEQTKGCNSWTVVERPSSSCKEEGDHENNDFLINWGEPRLVTTS; from the coding sequence ATGGCTGCAATTGTGTGCCAGTCAAGATTACACAGACTTATGTTGGCATCCCCAAAACCTCCTCCTCAACAACCCTTCAAGTCTTGTTGCTTCTGGGAAGAATCCAATTATGCTAAACCACATTATGACGATGAAGACAATTACAAAGCCGACGACACCCCAACAGATTGGAGCTCCATTCAAGCTCTTTCAAGTACTGTGACTGTGAGCAACTCTAtatatgaggtgaaacaatcATCATCGCTGCTGAGACTCAGCCCCAAGAGTTTGGAGCTCTGCACGGAGAAACTAGGGAATGAGACAGGAAGTGATGACATCACAGCTGAGACTGGCAATGATGActtgctctcttcttcttcttcttcttcagaaaTTACAAGGGAGCAGAAAAGTAAGAAAGTGCGTGAAGCAGCTCGGACTTTTCCACCACCTTTGAGAACGATAAGAGGATCAGAGTCGATACGAGTGAGGCCCCACAGAGAAGATGGGAGGTTAGTGCTTCAACTCACTAAGGTGGTCCCATCTTGTTTCCAAGCTCTGAGAAGCCCTGGCCGCCTTCGTCTCTGCTTTTGGACTAATGATGATATTCAAGAAACACAAGATCATGTGGAGGATAACCAAAAAGAGATAGAAAAAATGGAACAACAAGAACAAGATCAAAgtgttgatgatgttgttgaGAATAATGGGCGTGGATGGGAACACGAACAAACCAAAGGTTGCAACAGTTGGACTGTTGTTGAGAGGCCAAGCAGCAGCTGCAAGGAAGAAGGTGACCATGAAAACAATGATTTCTTAATAAATTGGGGGGAACCTCGTTTGGTCACCacttcataa